CGATGTCCCAGGACCCCGCGCTGCAGCAGCTGGCCAGGGATTTCTGCAACGACACCTCCGGTGAGATGATCGGATGCTGGGCCATTACCGAACCGACCCACGGGTCGGACTATATCATGGCCATGGATCCCACGTTCAGCGATCCCCAGTGCGGTCCGGACCTTATCGCCGAGCTTAAAGGGGATGAATACATCCTCAACGGGCAGAAGTCGGCCTGGGTGTCCAACGGCACGATTGCCACCCATGCCACCGTCCATGTCGGGTTGCAGCCTTCCAAGGGGATGCATGGCGCCGGTCTGGCCGTGGTTCCACTGGATTTGCCGGGCATATCCAAAGGCAAACCGCTGGACAAAATCGGGCAACGCGCGCTGAATCAGGGCGAAATATTCTTCGAAGACGTCAAGTTGCCCAAGCAATGCATGGTCGTTCCCGACAGTCGCATGATGGTCCCTCTGGCCAAAGCGATTCTGACCGGTGCCAACACCGGCATGGGGACCGTTTTCGTGGGGCTGGCCCAGGCAGCTTTCGACGAGGCGCTGAATTACGCCAAACAGCGCATTCAAGGCGGCATGCCCATCTTCGAGCACAACAATATCAAGCTGCAGCTGTTCAACATGTTTCGGAAAGTCGAAGCTGCCAGGGCCTTGGCCAGGAGGGTGTCCCTCTATAATAGCATCAATCAGCCCGGTGCCGCCCAATACGCGGTGGCTGCCAAGGTTACCTCCACACGCGCCGCGTTCGAGGTGGCCAGCGAGGCCATCACCATCTTCGGCGGCAACGGATTGGCCCGGGAGTATGTGATCGAAAAGATGTTTCGCGATGCCCGGGCTTCCTTGGTCGAGGACGGCGAGAACAACGCCCTGTCCATTGCCGCATCGCATGAACTCAAATAAAGGAGCCGCAACCATGACCGCAGCGATTATCCCCAACACGATTGAAGAAATGACCCCTGAGTGGCTGACAGAATCCCTGACCGGTTCGGGGGTTATAAACGGCAACGCCGTCCGGGCAGTGGAAAGCGAAATCATCGGATCGGAGCAGGGATACATGGGTATTTTGGCCCGATTGTCCCTTACGTATGAAAAAGCGGATGATGCCTTGCCGTCCACCATGGTCGCCAAGATCCCCACCCGGGAAAAGAAAAATAAAATGATCATGGAAGCCTTCTGGAACTTCGAGCGTGAAAACCGGCTCTATGAGGAAATTCTCGACAAGTTGCCGTTGAGAACGCCGCGCTGCTATTTTTCCGACTTCGATCCCGGCTGGGACGCAGAAAAGGTCAACACGGTCTACAGACGCTATGGCAAGCTGCCCACGGGTCTTGTGGGTATTTACTTCATTTATGTCGGCCTCAAGAATGTCGGGATGAAAAGGCGCTACATCCTTTTGCTGGAGGATTTCAGTCATCTCGAACAGATCGACCAGCGCGACGGATGTTCCTATGCGGATGCAGAGATGATGATCAAACCGCTGGGGATCGCCCATGCCGCCTTCTGGAAAAGCCCCGAGCTCAATAAGTACTGGCTCAAGAACCACGCCGACTTCAGTAATATGATGGGTTTCCTGTCCGGCCGCTGGCCCGCGGTCGTCAAAAAGGCGCTTCCGGACAAAATCGGCCAACAGGAAATGGCGGTATTTGAGTGGCTGAAGAAAAACAACAAACAGCTGGACGAATACACCCGGAACCGGCCGCATACCCTGATTCATACGGATTACCGGCTGGATAACATCTTTTTTGACCGCGAAAAAAAAGATATCGCCGTGATTGACTGGCAGGCCAGCTGTCCGGGATTGGGGCTGTTCGACCCGTGCTTCTTCATGCTTAACAACGGAAGCCGTGCGTTCACTCCGCAAGAAGCCGAAGCGTTGATTACCGTTTATCACCAGGGACTGGTTGAGGGCGGCCTGTCGGACTACAGCCTCGATGAATGCCTGGATGATTATGTCTACGGTTTGCTCCTGGCCCTGCGTTATGTGCTGATCATCGTTGGCGGCGTAGAGGTCGAGAAGGACCCCAACGCCCGCTACATGTTGGGCCTCTGGTTTGACCGCATGAAGCCTTTGATTGAATCCATAGACCTGTCCAGCCTGTTTAACTGAGGAGCGTGACAAGCAATGGAACTGATCTTGATCCGGCATGGATTACCCTATCGCGTCGAAAAAAAAGACGGAACCGCAGCCGACCCTGAATTGAGCCCAAAAGGAATCGAACAGGCACAAAAACTGGCGCGCTGGCTGCAAAACCAACCATTGGATGCCATCTACTGCAGTCCGCTGATGCGGGCCAGGATGACCGCGGAACCGCTGTCGGATGTCAAGGGGCTGGACATCAGCATAGAACCGGACGTTGCCGAAATTGATGCGCAGGCGTCCACCTACATCCCCTTGGAGGAATTGAAAAAAAATGAGCCTGAAAAGTGGCGGGAGTTGCTGGAGGTCGGCATGGAAGCGGTTTTTGACGGCATGCAGGACCTTAAGACCTTTCGCCGGAAAATAATAAAGCGCATCAAACAGATCGTCGCCGACAATAAGGGCAGGAAGGTGGCCATCGTTTGCCACGGCGGCATTATCAATATCTGGGCCGCCCATATCCTCGGCCTGGAAAAAAGCCTTTTTTTCAAGCCGGATTATACCAGCATCAGTCGGTTTATGGCTTCCGGCTCCGGCGTCCACAGTCTCGTCAGTCTCAATGAAACAGGCCATTTGCATGGTGACTGATCAACGAGCCAACATGGAACGACGCATGGATCATATGCTTATGGCAGCGACCAAACCCGGTGCCATATATGCGGTTACCAACCAGACTATCGGCGGCGTCGACTATAAGGTCTTTGCAAACGCTTTTAAAAATCTCAGGGAAATGTATGCTTCCAGCTTGGAAAACGACCATATCTATGCACGTAAACTCGTCGAGTGGTTCGGGAACCAGGATTGGACCTTTCTGGTATATGAAGATGAGCGCTACTCCTTTGAAGATGCCTATCACCTTGCGGCCGGGTTCTCCAAGCAACTGATAATAAGGTTCGGCATCAAGCCCGGCGACCGGGTGGCGATTGCCATGCGCAACTACCCGGAATACTGCCTGGCATTCATGGCCATCACCGCAATCGGTGCAATTGCCGTGCCCCTGAATTCCTGGTGGCAAGGCGAGGAGCTGGCCCATGGTGTTCAAGACAGTGAACCTGCCTTGATCCTGGCGGATGAACAGCGCATGCAGCGCATGCTTCCGCACATTGAAAATTTGGCCCTGCCTCTGCTGATCACCCGGGCGGAAAAGCCGCTGCCCGAGCAGGCCCGTCCTCTGGCCGATTATCTATTCCGTGAAAAACTTCCCGAATTCCCGCCGGTCGAAGTCAATCCGGACAACGATGCCTTTATCATGTATACCAGTGGTTCCACGGGAACGCCCAAAGGGGTGGTGACCACCCACCGCGCCATTATCAACGCAGTGATGTCCTGGCAGATGCCGATCGTTGGCATGCTCATGACCTGTCCGCATAAAATCGAACAGATCAGATCCCGGCATAGACCGTCAGTGCTGCTGTCAGTTCCACTTTTTCATGTCACCGGTTGTGTGGGAGGTTTTCTGTCTTCATTTTTCATTCGGCAGAAAGTGGTGATGATGCGCAAATGGAATCCTGAGGAAGCGCTTCGATTGGTGGAAAGCGAACGCATAACGCGGCTGGGCGGACCGCCGATGATGACCTGGGAATTTGTCAATTCACCTGCATTCGAAACATATGATACCAGCAGTCTGACAGCGCTGGGCGCCGGCGGTGCCATGCGGCCTCCAAAACACCTTAAGGTTTTGGAGAAACGCATGGGACGGCACATCGCCACCACCAACTACGGCCTCACCGAAACCACTGCGCTGGGGACAAGCAATGCAGGCGAGAACTATCGCAACAAACCTGCCAGTGTGGGGCGTCCGATACCGCCGCTGATGGAAGTAAAAATGGTGGACGAGCAGGGCAGGACATTACCGGTTGGTCAAACCGGGGAAATTTGTTTTAGAAGCTGCACCAATTTTCGAGGCTACTGGAAGAAAGCAGCGGAGACCGCCAGGGCCATGCTGCCGGGTGGCTGGTTTCGAACCGGCGATGTGGGCTACATGGATGCGGACGGTGATATTTTCATTGAGGATAGACGCAAGGAAATTGTCATCCGGGGTGGCGAAAATATCAGCAGCCGGGAGGTCGAATTCGCTTTGTATGACCACCCTGCCGTGTTCGAGGCTGTTGCCTTCGGTCTGCCCGACGAGAGGCTGGGCGAAATAGTGGCCGCAGTGGTGGTGTTGAAACCAGGTCAGCAGGTGAACAAGGAACAACTGCGGGCGTTTCTGAAGGGGAAACTCGCGGCGTTTAAGGTACCGGAACATATACGGCTGCAATCAGATTCCTTGCCTAAACTGGGCAGCGGTAAGGTATTTAAACGCAAGGTTCGGCAGGATATGTTGGAATTGTTTTCTATCCAAGAATAAAACATAAAAAGAGGATAATGGATAATGACTGACCCGAATGAATTGACGCATCGGATTGTAGAAACCAAAGCCGGTGCAAAACTCAGTAGATCCATGATGGATAGCTTCATCGGGAACAGGCATGAATTCAACCATTGCGAAAAAATCAGCCGTAACCTCTACAAGGTTCGAAAAGGCGTATACACCATCGCCGGTTTGAGTATTGCCAACTGCACCTTTATCGAAGGCCAAAGCGGACTGATCGTGTTCGATACCGGCAACAACATCGGCCAGGGCCAGGAGATTCTGAAAAAAATCAGAGAGGTGAGCGATAAACCCATCAGGGCCATCATTTATTCCCACCATCACTACACCGGCGGCACCCGGCTTTTTGTCGAGGAAAATAAAGCCCAAGCATGCGCCATTTACGGGCATCCAAAAATCGAGTATAACCGTCAGAATACCTTTTCAGCCTTCGGGCGCATGCAAATGCGCCGCGGCGGCATCCAGGTTGGGCAGTATCTTCCGGAGAAAGGGGAAGACGCGGCAGTGGGGATGACCGAGCCCCGATATGAAGATCCGGGCATGAATAAAAACGGGCATCTGCCCGCCACGCACGCGGTGGCTGACAGGGAGGAGGTGTTAATAGACGGGCTTAACGCCCAGTTTTTCCAGATTGTAGCAGATACTGATGATTCTCTGGCGGTATGGTTTCCCGAACTGGACATGATTTTGCACAACGCCGCCGTGATGCGGGTATTCCATCCATTTTACACCCTGCGGGGGGATTTCTATCGAAGCCCGGAGGGCGCCATCCGGGGCATCGACATTATGCGGAACATCAAGCCCGAATATCTTGTCGGCTGTCATGGCGCCCCCTTCATCGGCCGGGAAAAGGCCTATAAAGCCATGACGCGGGTTCGCGATAGCTATGCGTTTGTTTATCAGCAGTCTGTGCGCGCCATCAACCAGGGCCGGACGCCCGACCAGATGGTCAAGGAAATCCAGCTGCCCGACCATCTCAAAAACGACCCCCTGCTTTACGAGGGCTATATACGCATCCAATATGCGGTCAGGGGATTTTACCGCGGTATGGTGGGCTGGTTTGCCGAGGATACCGCAGATTTGAATCCGCCGCTTCCGGAAGTTCTGGCCCGGGAGATTGTGGACGGATTTGGCGGGCCGGAAAAGGTCATCCAGAGATGCCGAATTCTTTTCGAACAGCATCAATATGAACTGGCCGCCAAGCTGGTAACCTATGTGCTGCAGGTCGACCCTGAAAATGAACAGGCGCGTCAGTTGAAGGCGGATGCCCTGCGGATCATGGCTCAGCTCTCCCCGGACATTCAATCCCGCCATTTTTACCTGACGCATGCCTTGAGCCTTGAAAAGAAGATCGATACTTCCAAACCCCCCGCTGTTAAATTTTTTGGCGATCAGGGTATCGACGACATCTTGAATACCAAACCCGGGGCCATGATAAAGCTCCTGGAAAATATGCTTGATCCGCAGAAAAGCAGAGATGTTGAAAAATCATTACACATAGCTTTTACGGATTTGAATCAGGGTTTTGGCCTTGTTGTGAGAAAAGGCGTGGCCGAATTCACAGCGCATGCCGATGCGGATGCTGATCTTGGACTGGAACTCACCAGGACTGTCTGGCTTTCAGTCTATTTCAGATTAACGACACTGAAAAAGGCGCTGGAATCAGGTGAGGCCAAAATGACGGCAGGAAGCGTACCAGAGCTTGAAGATTTCCTGAGTCTGTTTGATCGGTTTAAATATATTAAAAAGGTGCGATGACATGACCACTACTCATTACCAAACCTGCTCCCTATGTGAGGCCACCTGCGGTCTTACCATTACCGTTGAAGACGGACGTGTCGTTTCAGTGAGGGGCGACAAAAAGAATCCCTTCAGCAGGGGCTATCTCTGCCCCAAGGGGGCTGCCATAGGATCGCTGCACCATGATCCGGACAGGCTGCGCCGTCCGTTGGTCAGAAGGGATGGTGCGTTGGTTGAAGTTTCCTGGGAAGAGGCTTTTAAAGCGGTAGAAAAAGGTCTGATGCCCATCGTCGAAAAGCATGGCCGTGACGCTGTAGGGGTTTTTCTGGGCAATCCCTGCGCCCACACCATGGCCGGCGCCTTGTGCATGCATCCGCTCTTAAAGGCGTTGGGCAGTAAAAACATATTCAGCGCCAGCACCGTCGACCAGATGCCCAAGCATGTCTCCTCAGGACTGATGTTTGGCCACCCGCTCATCATCCCTGTTCCGGATATCGACCGGACCATGTTCATGCTCATCCTGGGTGCTGATCCGCTCACCTCGAACGGCTCTCTGGCCACGGCCCCGAACTGGCCGGGACGCTTGCGGGCCCTGAAAAATAGGGTCGGGCGGCTGGTCGTCGTCGATCCCAGGACCAGCCCCACAGCGCGGTTAGCCGACACCCATCTGGCCATCCGGCCGGGAGGCGATGCTTACTTGTTGATGGCCCTGATCAA
This is a stretch of genomic DNA from Deltaproteobacteria bacterium. It encodes these proteins:
- a CDS encoding phosphotransferase; the encoded protein is MTAAIIPNTIEEMTPEWLTESLTGSGVINGNAVRAVESEIIGSEQGYMGILARLSLTYEKADDALPSTMVAKIPTREKKNKMIMEAFWNFERENRLYEEILDKLPLRTPRCYFSDFDPGWDAEKVNTVYRRYGKLPTGLVGIYFIYVGLKNVGMKRRYILLLEDFSHLEQIDQRDGCSYADAEMMIKPLGIAHAAFWKSPELNKYWLKNHADFSNMMGFLSGRWPAVVKKALPDKIGQQEMAVFEWLKKNNKQLDEYTRNRPHTLIHTDYRLDNIFFDREKKDIAVIDWQASCPGLGLFDPCFFMLNNGSRAFTPQEAEALITVYHQGLVEGGLSDYSLDECLDDYVYGLLLALRYVLIIVGGVEVEKDPNARYMLGLWFDRMKPLIESIDLSSLFN
- a CDS encoding acyl--CoA ligase, with protein sequence MDHMLMAATKPGAIYAVTNQTIGGVDYKVFANAFKNLREMYASSLENDHIYARKLVEWFGNQDWTFLVYEDERYSFEDAYHLAAGFSKQLIIRFGIKPGDRVAIAMRNYPEYCLAFMAITAIGAIAVPLNSWWQGEELAHGVQDSEPALILADEQRMQRMLPHIENLALPLLITRAEKPLPEQARPLADYLFREKLPEFPPVEVNPDNDAFIMYTSGSTGTPKGVVTTHRAIINAVMSWQMPIVGMLMTCPHKIEQIRSRHRPSVLLSVPLFHVTGCVGGFLSSFFIRQKVVMMRKWNPEEALRLVESERITRLGGPPMMTWEFVNSPAFETYDTSSLTALGAGGAMRPPKHLKVLEKRMGRHIATTNYGLTETTALGTSNAGENYRNKPASVGRPIPPLMEVKMVDEQGRTLPVGQTGEICFRSCTNFRGYWKKAAETARAMLPGGWFRTGDVGYMDADGDIFIEDRRKEIVIRGGENISSREVEFALYDHPAVFEAVAFGLPDERLGEIVAAVVVLKPGQQVNKEQLRAFLKGKLAAFKVPEHIRLQSDSLPKLGSGKVFKRKVRQDMLELFSIQE
- a CDS encoding MBL fold metallo-hydrolase, whose product is MTDPNELTHRIVETKAGAKLSRSMMDSFIGNRHEFNHCEKISRNLYKVRKGVYTIAGLSIANCTFIEGQSGLIVFDTGNNIGQGQEILKKIREVSDKPIRAIIYSHHHYTGGTRLFVEENKAQACAIYGHPKIEYNRQNTFSAFGRMQMRRGGIQVGQYLPEKGEDAAVGMTEPRYEDPGMNKNGHLPATHAVADREEVLIDGLNAQFFQIVADTDDSLAVWFPELDMILHNAAVMRVFHPFYTLRGDFYRSPEGAIRGIDIMRNIKPEYLVGCHGAPFIGREKAYKAMTRVRDSYAFVYQQSVRAINQGRTPDQMVKEIQLPDHLKNDPLLYEGYIRIQYAVRGFYRGMVGWFAEDTADLNPPLPEVLAREIVDGFGGPEKVIQRCRILFEQHQYELAAKLVTYVLQVDPENEQARQLKADALRIMAQLSPDIQSRHFYLTHALSLEKKIDTSKPPAVKFFGDQGIDDILNTKPGAMIKLLENMLDPQKSRDVEKSLHIAFTDLNQGFGLVVRKGVAEFTAHADADADLGLELTRTVWLSVYFRLTTLKKALESGEAKMTAGSVPELEDFLSLFDRFKYIKKVR
- a CDS encoding acyl-CoA/acyl-ACP dehydrogenase, which gives rise to MGYVELDMDLSKEVVAMLKEVKKFAMDVVRPAGIDLDRLQDPADVSAPGSVLWDVHRAFRELNLHQIGIPAELGGMGDDIDPKFKHLMAEVIGYGDAGLAVSLGVSINPFRVAAMSQDPALQQLARDFCNDTSGEMIGCWAITEPTHGSDYIMAMDPTFSDPQCGPDLIAELKGDEYILNGQKSAWVSNGTIATHATVHVGLQPSKGMHGAGLAVVPLDLPGISKGKPLDKIGQRALNQGEIFFEDVKLPKQCMVVPDSRMMVPLAKAILTGANTGMGTVFVGLAQAAFDEALNYAKQRIQGGMPIFEHNNIKLQLFNMFRKVEAARALARRVSLYNSINQPGAAQYAVAAKVTSTRAAFEVASEAITIFGGNGLAREYVIEKMFRDARASLVEDGENNALSIAASHELK
- a CDS encoding histidine phosphatase family protein, which produces MELILIRHGLPYRVEKKDGTAADPELSPKGIEQAQKLARWLQNQPLDAIYCSPLMRARMTAEPLSDVKGLDISIEPDVAEIDAQASTYIPLEELKKNEPEKWRELLEVGMEAVFDGMQDLKTFRRKIIKRIKQIVADNKGRKVAIVCHGGIINIWAAHILGLEKSLFFKPDYTSISRFMASGSGVHSLVSLNETGHLHGD